One genomic segment of Primulina tabacum isolate GXHZ01 chromosome 9, ASM2559414v2, whole genome shotgun sequence includes these proteins:
- the LOC142556353 gene encoding putative thimet oligopeptidase isoform X1, whose amino-acid sequence METKGKKKERRNLIALTGAAALVAVAVNFAIVAVNTHYKNRRKKTVPGSNFRINLSASEMLRLADHIVAKSKEIHDAVALVSLDKVTYANAIQPLAELEALHFPLIQSCVFPKLVSGSEDIRKASAEAERQIDAHISTCRFCIIDISTCSKREDVYRVVRTFAAQGKWQSPEVKRFVQYLVRDFERNGLNLTSTKREELQRLRTQIDELSLRYIKNINDDNSFILLHEMELVGLPPDFLKTLDKAENGKFKIMLRSHHVAPILDLCKVGSTRKSVAIAYGQRCEVNLPVLEKLIQLRHKLARLLGYANYAEYAIDIRMASSSTKVFEFLEKISTSLTDLASKELSLLKELKRKEEGELSFGIEDLQYYVKRVKEQQFDVDFEVIKQYFPVGLVLSGIFKICQDLFGLRFEEVADADTDVWHQDVQLFSVFDLSSGELLGYFYLDLYSRKGKYSHTCVVSLQNGSNIKNARQIPVAVLISQLQKEVNGHSTLLRFSEVVNLFHEFGHVVHHICNRAPFARFSGLLVDPDLVEIPSLVLEHWCYENSFLKMVSGFHQDITKPIDDDLCRLLERCRFSFSAIKLKQEIVYCLFDQIIHSVENVDMLGLLNHLHSKFMLGLPMLEGTNPASCFPRTVIGYEATCYSRIWSEVFAADIFATKFRDDIFNQNAGMQFRKKVLCAGGAKDPLEMLTDFLGREPSLQAFIDSKNH is encoded by the exons ATGGAGACAAAGGGGAAGAAGAAAGAGAGGAGGAATTTAATAGCTTTAACAGGCGCCGCTGCTCTTGTGGCCGTTGCAGTCAACTTTGCTATCGTTGCAGTCAATACCCATTATAAAAATCGCAGGAAAAAAA CTGTTCCTGGATCAAATTTTAGGATAAATTTATCTGCCTCTGAAATGCTGCGATTGGCAGATCACATTGTTGCAAAATCTAAGGAAATTCACGATGCAGTTGCTTTAGTTTCACTAGACAAG GTAACTTATGCCAATGCTATTCAACCATTAGCTGAACTAGAAGCACTTCATTTTCCTCTGATACAATCTTGTGTGTTCCCAAAATTGGTATCCGGTTCTGAAGATATTCGTAAGGCTAGTGCTGAAGCTGAGCGGCAAATTGATGCTCATATCTCCACATGCAGGTTTTGCATTATAGATATCTCCACATGCAG TAAGCGCGAAGATGTTTACCGTGTTGTCAGAACTTTCGCAGCACAAGGGAAATGGCAGAGCCCTGAAGTTAAACGCTTTGTTCAGTATTTG GTTCGAGACTTTGAACGGAATGGATTAAATCTTACATCCACGAAGAGGGAGGAATTACAGCGGCTGAGGACGCAAATAGATGAGCTAAGTTTGCGATAcatcaaaaatataaatgatGACAATTCATTTATTCTTCTCCATGAAATGGAGCTAGTTGGTTTACCTCCAGATTTTCTTAAG ACTTTGGACAAAGCTGAAAATGGTAAATTCAAGATCATGCTGAGAAGCCATCATGTTGCACCCATCCTGGATTTATGCaag GTGGGGTCAACCAGGAAGTCGGTAGCTATTGCTTATGGCCAGAGATGTGAAGTCAATCTCCCCGTATTGGAAAAGCTG ATCCAGTTGAGGCATAAACTTGCCAGGTTACTTGGCTATGCGAACTATGCAGAGTATGCCATTGATATTAGAATGGCAAGCTCATCGACAAAG GTGTTCGAGTTCTTAGAGAAAATATCTACAAGCTTAACTGATTTGGCCTCAAAGGAACTTTCTCTGTTAAAAGAATTGAAG AGAAAAGAGGAGGGTGAACTTTCATTTGGAATTGAGGACCTACAGTACTATGTAAAGAGGGTCAAAGAACAGCAATTTGATGTGGATTTTGAAGTTATTAAACAGTACTTCCCCGTTGGTTTAGTTTTATCAGGAATCTTTAAAATCTGCCAGGACCTTTTTG GCTTAAGATTTGAGGAAGTAGCAGACGCAGACACAGATGTTTGGCATCAAGACGTGCAACTTTTTTCAGTTTTTGATTTGAGCTCTGGTGAACTACTGGGTTATTTCTATCTCGATTTGTATTCCAG GAAAGGAAAATACAGCCACACTTGTGTCGTATCTCTTCAGAATGGTTCAAATATTAAGAATGCAAGACAG ATTCCCGTGGCTGTATTAATTTCTCAGTTGCAGAAGGAAGTTAACGGACACTCCACCTTGCTGCGATTCTCCGAAGTAGTGAACTTATTCCATGAGTTTGGTCATGTg GTCCATCATATTTGCAATCGTGCCCCCTTTGCTAGATTTTCTGGCTTACTAGTGGATCCTGACCTTGTGGAGATTCCTTCCCTCGTATTGGAACACTG GTGTTATGAAAACAGCTTTCTTAAAATGGTCTCTGGTTTCCATCAG GATATCACGAAGCCAATTGATGATGATTTATGTAGATTGCTTGAAAGATGTAGATTTTCATTCTCAGCGATCAAACTGAAACAAGAGATTGTTTATT GTCTTTTTGATCAGATCATACATTCCGTGGAAAATGTAGACATGCTTGGGCTGTTGAATCATCTTCATTCAAAG TTCATGTTAGGATTGCCAATGTTAGAAGGAACAAACCCAGCATCATGCTTTCCTCGTACAGTCATTGGCTACGAAGCCACTTGTTACAGTCGGATATGGAGTGAG GTTTTTGCGGCCGATATTTTTGCCACAAAGTTCCGTGATGACATATTTAACCAAAATGCTGGGATGCAGTTCCGGAAGAAG GTATTATGTGCAGGTGGTGCAAAAGACCCATTGGAGATGTTGACAGATTTTCTTGGAAGGGAGCCTTCGTTACAAGCTTTCATAGACAgcaaaaatcattaa
- the LOC142556355 gene encoding protein HHL1, chloroplastic-like gives MSLNQLARLPLSSDGTTAREHSFISHSLFPTSTHKPYHQKLKFPMVVEAKSKKGMAARQYQRQAPPPLPKLEDDGNPKFVIFIRMANVYLWYPLNIVTGGTTAKVMVAAKDNFLGKYIYKDTLNRNLAAVVYRDEKEMQKMAMTQFRVLRSATEFKYGYKLVENNNLRAALAANDVIELPSQEELKTVLDKVKDFFGGAKESFGKMTFLNTEAETSEDDKSTLVR, from the exons ATGTCTTTGAATCAGTTGGCGAGGCTTCCCTTATCCTCCGATGGAACAACAGCGCGTGAACATTCATTTATCAGCCACTCCCTGTTTCCTACGTCTACCCATAAGCCGTACCACCAAAAGCTAAAATTTCCGATGGTGGTTGAAGCTAAAAGCAAGAAAGGAATGGCGGCCAGGCAGTACCAGCGGCAAGCACCTCCTCCATTACCAAAGCTTGAAGACGACGGCAACCCAAAATTTGTGATCTTTATTCGCATGGCTAAT GTTTATCTTTGGTACCCTCTTAATATTGTGACAGGGGGGACCACTGCGAAAGTCATGGTCGCTGCGAAGGACAATTTTCTGGGGAAATATATTTACAAAGATACACTAAACAGAAATCTTGCAGCTGTTGTTTATAGA GATGAAAAGGAAATGCAGAAGATGGCTATGACACAGTTTCGTGTCTTGCGGTCTGCTACTGAGTTTAAATATGGCTACAAGCTCGTT GAAAATAACAATCTGCGGGCTGCACTTGCTGCAAATGATGTAATTGAG CTCCCATCTCAGGAAGAGCTCAAAACTGTGCTTGATAAAGTGAAGGACTTCTTTGGGGGTGCCAAAGAATCTTTCGGGAAGATGACATTCTTAAACACAGAAGCAGAAACATCAGAAGATGATAAATCCACGTTAGTACGATGA
- the LOC142556353 gene encoding putative thimet oligopeptidase isoform X2 produces the protein METKGKKKERRNLIALTGAAALVAVAVNFAIVAVNTHYKNRRKKTVPGSNFRINLSASEMLRLADHIVAKSKEIHDAVALVSLDKVTYANAIQPLAELEALHFPLIQSCVFPKLVSGSEDIRKASAEAERQIDAHISTCSKREDVYRVVRTFAAQGKWQSPEVKRFVQYLVRDFERNGLNLTSTKREELQRLRTQIDELSLRYIKNINDDNSFILLHEMELVGLPPDFLKTLDKAENGKFKIMLRSHHVAPILDLCKVGSTRKSVAIAYGQRCEVNLPVLEKLIQLRHKLARLLGYANYAEYAIDIRMASSSTKVFEFLEKISTSLTDLASKELSLLKELKRKEEGELSFGIEDLQYYVKRVKEQQFDVDFEVIKQYFPVGLVLSGIFKICQDLFGLRFEEVADADTDVWHQDVQLFSVFDLSSGELLGYFYLDLYSRKGKYSHTCVVSLQNGSNIKNARQIPVAVLISQLQKEVNGHSTLLRFSEVVNLFHEFGHVVHHICNRAPFARFSGLLVDPDLVEIPSLVLEHWCYENSFLKMVSGFHQDITKPIDDDLCRLLERCRFSFSAIKLKQEIVYCLFDQIIHSVENVDMLGLLNHLHSKFMLGLPMLEGTNPASCFPRTVIGYEATCYSRIWSEVFAADIFATKFRDDIFNQNAGMQFRKKVLCAGGAKDPLEMLTDFLGREPSLQAFIDSKNH, from the exons ATGGAGACAAAGGGGAAGAAGAAAGAGAGGAGGAATTTAATAGCTTTAACAGGCGCCGCTGCTCTTGTGGCCGTTGCAGTCAACTTTGCTATCGTTGCAGTCAATACCCATTATAAAAATCGCAGGAAAAAAA CTGTTCCTGGATCAAATTTTAGGATAAATTTATCTGCCTCTGAAATGCTGCGATTGGCAGATCACATTGTTGCAAAATCTAAGGAAATTCACGATGCAGTTGCTTTAGTTTCACTAGACAAG GTAACTTATGCCAATGCTATTCAACCATTAGCTGAACTAGAAGCACTTCATTTTCCTCTGATACAATCTTGTGTGTTCCCAAAATTGGTATCCGGTTCTGAAGATATTCGTAAGGCTAGTGCTGAAGCTGAGCGGCAAATTGATGCTCATATCTCCACATGCAG TAAGCGCGAAGATGTTTACCGTGTTGTCAGAACTTTCGCAGCACAAGGGAAATGGCAGAGCCCTGAAGTTAAACGCTTTGTTCAGTATTTG GTTCGAGACTTTGAACGGAATGGATTAAATCTTACATCCACGAAGAGGGAGGAATTACAGCGGCTGAGGACGCAAATAGATGAGCTAAGTTTGCGATAcatcaaaaatataaatgatGACAATTCATTTATTCTTCTCCATGAAATGGAGCTAGTTGGTTTACCTCCAGATTTTCTTAAG ACTTTGGACAAAGCTGAAAATGGTAAATTCAAGATCATGCTGAGAAGCCATCATGTTGCACCCATCCTGGATTTATGCaag GTGGGGTCAACCAGGAAGTCGGTAGCTATTGCTTATGGCCAGAGATGTGAAGTCAATCTCCCCGTATTGGAAAAGCTG ATCCAGTTGAGGCATAAACTTGCCAGGTTACTTGGCTATGCGAACTATGCAGAGTATGCCATTGATATTAGAATGGCAAGCTCATCGACAAAG GTGTTCGAGTTCTTAGAGAAAATATCTACAAGCTTAACTGATTTGGCCTCAAAGGAACTTTCTCTGTTAAAAGAATTGAAG AGAAAAGAGGAGGGTGAACTTTCATTTGGAATTGAGGACCTACAGTACTATGTAAAGAGGGTCAAAGAACAGCAATTTGATGTGGATTTTGAAGTTATTAAACAGTACTTCCCCGTTGGTTTAGTTTTATCAGGAATCTTTAAAATCTGCCAGGACCTTTTTG GCTTAAGATTTGAGGAAGTAGCAGACGCAGACACAGATGTTTGGCATCAAGACGTGCAACTTTTTTCAGTTTTTGATTTGAGCTCTGGTGAACTACTGGGTTATTTCTATCTCGATTTGTATTCCAG GAAAGGAAAATACAGCCACACTTGTGTCGTATCTCTTCAGAATGGTTCAAATATTAAGAATGCAAGACAG ATTCCCGTGGCTGTATTAATTTCTCAGTTGCAGAAGGAAGTTAACGGACACTCCACCTTGCTGCGATTCTCCGAAGTAGTGAACTTATTCCATGAGTTTGGTCATGTg GTCCATCATATTTGCAATCGTGCCCCCTTTGCTAGATTTTCTGGCTTACTAGTGGATCCTGACCTTGTGGAGATTCCTTCCCTCGTATTGGAACACTG GTGTTATGAAAACAGCTTTCTTAAAATGGTCTCTGGTTTCCATCAG GATATCACGAAGCCAATTGATGATGATTTATGTAGATTGCTTGAAAGATGTAGATTTTCATTCTCAGCGATCAAACTGAAACAAGAGATTGTTTATT GTCTTTTTGATCAGATCATACATTCCGTGGAAAATGTAGACATGCTTGGGCTGTTGAATCATCTTCATTCAAAG TTCATGTTAGGATTGCCAATGTTAGAAGGAACAAACCCAGCATCATGCTTTCCTCGTACAGTCATTGGCTACGAAGCCACTTGTTACAGTCGGATATGGAGTGAG GTTTTTGCGGCCGATATTTTTGCCACAAAGTTCCGTGATGACATATTTAACCAAAATGCTGGGATGCAGTTCCGGAAGAAG GTATTATGTGCAGGTGGTGCAAAAGACCCATTGGAGATGTTGACAGATTTTCTTGGAAGGGAGCCTTCGTTACAAGCTTTCATAGACAgcaaaaatcattaa